Proteins encoded together in one Parcubacteria group bacterium window:
- a CDS encoding FkbM family methyltransferase, translating to MIEKIYNLYAYIFCRKIFRKFNRLIYQLGLRGLGVLNYKSSYLTGENIWLKKYLDNKKSPIVIDVGANVGNYSSTVLKMNNSSIIFAFEPHPRTYQKLINKVKSDNFTAYNVAVGNESGVMKLYDYDCNDGSSHASLYKNVIEDLHKGNAVSHLVDVISLDSFIQEHNIREIHLLKIDVEGNEFNVLRGVEKYIKNNQINAIHFEFNEMNIISRTNFKDFWDFLPNYNFYRILPGGELLKIKDYSPVFCEIYAFQNIIAILKK from the coding sequence ATGATAGAAAAAATATACAATCTGTACGCATATATATTTTGTAGAAAAATATTTAGAAAGTTCAATAGACTAATTTACCAATTGGGCTTGAGAGGATTGGGTGTCTTGAATTATAAAAGTAGCTATCTAACTGGCGAGAATATATGGCTCAAGAAATATTTGGACAACAAAAAATCCCCAATTGTTATTGATGTTGGCGCAAACGTTGGAAATTATTCTTCCACTGTTTTAAAAATGAATAATAGTAGCATTATTTTTGCATTTGAGCCACATCCCAGGACATATCAAAAATTAATTAACAAAGTAAAGAGTGATAATTTCACTGCATATAACGTAGCGGTGGGAAATGAGAGTGGTGTGATGAAATTATATGATTATGATTGTAATGACGGGTCTTCGCACGCCTCATTGTATAAAAATGTTATTGAGGATTTGCACAAGGGGAACGCTGTCTCACATTTGGTAGATGTGATTTCTTTGGATTCGTTTATTCAAGAACACAATATTAGAGAAATACATCTATTAAAGATTGATGTAGAAGGTAATGAGTTTAATGTTTTGAGAGGTGTTGAGAAGTATATAAAAAATAATCAAATAAATGCTATACATTTTGAATTCAATGAAATGAATATTATAAGCAGAACGAATTTTAAAGATTTTTGGGATTTTCTACCAAATTATAATTTCTATAGAATTTTGCCTGGTGGAGAACTTTTGAAAATAAAAGACTATTCACCAGTGTTTTGTGAAATTTATGCATTTCAAAACATTATCGCAATTCTTAAAAAATAA